Proteins from a single region of Butyrivibrio fibrisolvens:
- a CDS encoding class I adenylate-forming enzyme family protein codes for MPVTDLLERNAKLYPDEVALVELNPEMADTRRISWKEYDLIEPTRFEPYRRQITWKVFDEKANRFANLLLSRGVKKNDKVAIIMYNCLEWLPVYFGVLKTGAIAVPFNFRYDAEEILYCTELAEVDIIVFGPEFIGRIETYAERLARGRLLLYVGDNCPSFAESYRELVADCSSKSPCIPLTDDDFGAIYFSSGTTGFPKAILHKHQSLSQAAEMEARHHGTGRDDVFLCIPPLYHTGAKFHWMGSLFAGSKAVLLKGASPEVILSAVSSEKCTIVWLLVPWAQDILDALDSGRLSIEDYNLDQWRLMHIGAQPVPPSLIKRWLEYFPNHQYDTNYGLSESTGPGCVHLGVENVHKVGAIGVPGYRWECKIVDESDNEVEKGEVGELCVKGPGVMTCYYNNPEETAKILKDGWLYTGDMAMQDEDGFYFLVDRKKDVIVSGGENIYPVQIENFIRTYDKVKDVAVIGIPDTRLGEKTAAIIEVKDGMICTEAEIEEYCMGLPRYKRPKTIFFEEIPRNATGKIEKPKLRKMHGAENLVAMENRS; via the coding sequence ATGCCAGTTACAGATTTACTTGAACGAAATGCGAAATTATATCCGGACGAGGTAGCGCTTGTTGAGCTTAATCCGGAGATGGCTGATACAAGACGCATATCATGGAAAGAATATGATCTTATTGAGCCTACAAGGTTTGAGCCTTACAGAAGGCAGATCACCTGGAAGGTATTTGATGAGAAGGCTAACAGATTCGCGAATCTCCTTCTTAGCAGAGGGGTTAAGAAAAATGATAAAGTTGCGATCATAATGTACAACTGCCTTGAATGGCTTCCTGTTTATTTTGGGGTACTTAAAACAGGTGCTATCGCAGTTCCATTTAACTTCAGATATGATGCTGAAGAGATCTTATATTGTACAGAACTTGCAGAAGTAGACATTATCGTATTTGGTCCTGAGTTCATCGGCCGAATCGAAACCTATGCTGAGCGGCTGGCGAGAGGACGCCTCCTTCTTTATGTTGGAGATAACTGTCCAAGCTTTGCAGAAAGCTACCGCGAACTTGTTGCAGACTGCTCCAGTAAGTCACCTTGCATTCCGCTTACAGATGATGACTTCGGCGCAATCTATTTTTCATCAGGAACTACAGGATTCCCTAAGGCAATCCTGCATAAGCATCAGAGCCTTTCTCAGGCTGCTGAGATGGAAGCAAGACACCACGGCACAGGTAGAGACGATGTCTTTTTATGCATACCTCCTCTCTATCATACAGGTGCGAAATTCCACTGGATGGGAAGCCTCTTTGCAGGCAGCAAGGCAGTTTTGTTAAAAGGCGCTTCGCCTGAAGTTATACTTTCTGCTGTATCATCCGAAAAGTGTACCATAGTCTGGCTCCTTGTTCCGTGGGCTCAGGATATACTTGATGCCCTTGATAGCGGAAGACTCAGTATTGAAGATTATAACCTTGATCAGTGGAGGCTCATGCACATAGGTGCACAGCCTGTTCCGCCGTCACTTATCAAGAGATGGCTTGAATATTTTCCTAATCACCAGTATGATACTAACTATGGCCTTTCTGAATCTACAGGCCCAGGATGCGTACATCTTGGTGTGGAGAACGTTCATAAGGTTGGCGCTATCGGCGTCCCGGGATACCGCTGGGAGTGTAAGATAGTTGATGAAAGTGATAACGAAGTGGAAAAAGGCGAAGTCGGAGAACTTTGTGTTAAGGGCCCCGGTGTTATGACCTGTTACTACAACAATCCTGAGGAAACAGCCAAGATCCTTAAAGATGGATGGCTTTATACAGGCGATATGGCTATGCAGGATGAGGACGGATTCTATTTCCTTGTAGACCGCAAGAAAGACGTTATAGTCAGCGGCGGAGAAAATATTTACCCTGTTCAGATCGAGAATTTCATCAGAACGTATGATAAAGTCAAGGATGTAGCCGTTATCGGAATACCTGATACAAGACTTGGAGAAAAAACTGCTGCCATAATCGAAGTAAAAGATGGTATGATATGTACAGAAGCAGAAATCGAAGAATATTGTATGGGTCTTCCAAGATATAAGAGGCCGAAGACGATTTTCTTTGAAGAGATACCTCGTAATGCTACAGGCAAAATAGAAAAACCTAAGCTTCGTAAGATGCATGGCGCAGAGAATCTTGTAGCCATGGAGAACAGAAGCTAG
- a CDS encoding zf-HC2 domain-containing protein: MTHKEAERSIPSFFDESMENLELAEFLEHIDKCSECREELTIQYLVGRGLQSLSDGNEFNLAGELDKKLSKAHARLNRLYRLERFSWVLRTIVAVEAVILFVLTLQIWF, encoded by the coding sequence ATGACACATAAAGAAGCAGAACGGAGTATACCCTCTTTTTTCGACGAATCTATGGAGAATTTGGAGCTGGCAGAGTTTTTGGAACACATCGACAAGTGCTCTGAGTGCAGAGAAGAGCTGACTATCCAGTATCTGGTCGGAAGAGGCCTTCAAAGTTTAAGCGATGGCAATGAATTCAACCTTGCCGGAGAACTTGACAAAAAGCTTTCAAAGGCGCATGCCAGGTTGAACAGGCTCTACAGGTTGGAAAGATTTTCCTGGGTGCTTAGAACGATCGTCGCAGTTGAAGCTGTTATTCTTTTTGTGTTAACGCTTCAGATATGGTTTTAG
- a CDS encoding PfkB family carbohydrate kinase, producing MKGIKVRMGIVVIGAVFVDIKGYPSMQYIPGGRNVGNVVQVHGGVSRNIAEDIANVELRPTFVGLVDDTGIGTDVVEKLKNHKVNTKYIRKVKDGLGSWLAIFDNSGDVVASISKRPDLSEIIRILDEQGDEIFKDADSIIIEFDMEKEILKRVFALAAKYEKKVYAVVSNMTIAVERRDLLKNCACFVCNQQEAGIFFSDVYDDMEPDQLREILVCKLKASQIPRMVITLGAQGSVYATCDGESGYVKSKQVIVTDTTGAGDSFFAGVAIGLTYGKTFRESCEIGTRLAASVIATKENVCPRFLPEEFGIDASKIKDFE from the coding sequence TTGAAAGGAATTAAAGTAAGAATGGGCATAGTTGTAATTGGTGCAGTATTTGTTGATATTAAGGGGTACCCTTCAATGCAGTACATTCCCGGAGGCAGGAATGTCGGCAATGTAGTTCAGGTTCATGGCGGAGTAAGCCGTAATATTGCAGAGGATATTGCCAATGTTGAGCTTAGACCCACTTTTGTCGGACTTGTTGATGATACCGGTATTGGCACTGACGTAGTTGAAAAACTCAAGAACCACAAGGTCAATACCAAATATATAAGAAAAGTTAAAGATGGCCTTGGTTCATGGCTTGCAATCTTTGATAATTCAGGCGATGTTGTAGCTTCGATCTCCAAACGCCCCGATCTGAGCGAGATCATACGTATTCTCGATGAGCAGGGTGATGAGATCTTCAAGGATGCCGACAGCATCATCATTGAATTTGATATGGAAAAAGAGATACTCAAAAGAGTATTTGCTCTTGCAGCCAAGTATGAAAAGAAGGTGTATGCAGTAGTTTCAAATATGACGATTGCTGTAGAACGCAGAGATCTTCTTAAGAACTGTGCATGCTTTGTATGTAACCAGCAGGAGGCAGGAATATTCTTCTCTGATGTCTATGACGACATGGAGCCGGACCAGCTTAGAGAGATTCTTGTTTGCAAGCTAAAAGCATCCCAGATTCCGAGAATGGTAATAACACTTGGAGCTCAGGGTTCTGTATATGCTACATGTGATGGCGAGTCAGGCTATGTTAAGTCCAAGCAGGTTATTGTAACTGATACAACTGGCGCAGGAGATTCCTTCTTTGCAGGTGTTGCAATAGGTCTTACATATGGCAAGACATTCAGAGAATCCTGCGAGATAGGAACAAGACTTGCGGCATCCGTTATCGCTACCAAAGAAAACGTATGTCCTAGATTCCTTCCTGAGGAGTTTGGAATTGATGCTTCCAAGATCAAGGATTTTGAGTAA
- a CDS encoding radical SAM protein: MLLEKRYELKYWNEVAHTTLNPNGPGAVRIHLVPPKFFLVKNAPSICVLNGQYLLPLGESQAILLTEFIRHVNAFGEGAMSDDQLKELLEDTYKCVQKVYPRVPKDMIAEDLDRLVGMLEDVALTGYTKENIPLLSIGEYAPNMTAPHRMDLMVSAMTKDGRWNCNQKCAYCYAAGQAASSEEELSTKDWMDVIDACYDARIPQLTFTGGEPTMRDDLCELITHARWFVTRLNTNGINLTKELCEGLRKADLDSVQITFYSHDKEVHENLTGAGAFDKTVEGIKNAIAAGLSVSINTPLCSLNADYEKTLEFLHSLGVIYVTCSGMIPSGNAVRSAQQADQLTEEELTDLLKKATTYCAENEMEIQFTSPGQVSEEKLREMGLNVPSCGACLSNMAVTPSGKVVPCQSSLSEKPLGDILEDSWDKIWNSKKCKEIRNESAKMLQKCPLSEVRS; the protein is encoded by the coding sequence ATGCTGTTAGAAAAACGTTATGAATTAAAATATTGGAACGAAGTTGCGCATACAACCCTTAATCCAAACGGACCGGGAGCTGTGCGTATCCACCTTGTTCCTCCCAAATTCTTTCTTGTAAAGAACGCGCCATCCATCTGCGTTCTCAATGGCCAGTACCTCCTCCCACTTGGAGAGTCTCAGGCAATTCTTCTCACAGAATTCATCCGTCATGTTAATGCCTTCGGAGAAGGCGCAATGAGTGACGATCAGTTAAAAGAGCTTCTTGAAGATACCTACAAATGCGTTCAAAAGGTTTACCCAAGAGTACCTAAAGATATGATCGCAGAAGATCTTGATCGCCTTGTGGGAATGCTTGAGGACGTGGCACTTACAGGATATACCAAAGAGAATATCCCGCTTCTCTCAATCGGAGAGTATGCGCCAAACATGACAGCGCCGCATAGAATGGACCTTATGGTAAGCGCCATGACCAAGGATGGCAGATGGAACTGTAACCAGAAGTGCGCATACTGCTACGCTGCAGGCCAGGCAGCATCATCAGAAGAAGAGCTTTCTACAAAGGACTGGATGGATGTGATTGATGCCTGCTACGATGCCCGCATCCCGCAGCTGACCTTTACAGGCGGCGAGCCAACTATGAGAGATGACCTGTGCGAGCTAATAACTCATGCTAGATGGTTCGTAACAAGGCTTAATACAAATGGTATAAATCTGACAAAAGAGCTGTGTGAGGGCCTTCGTAAGGCTGATCTTGATTCAGTTCAGATCACTTTTTATTCTCATGATAAGGAAGTTCACGAGAATCTTACAGGCGCAGGCGCTTTTGATAAAACAGTTGAAGGCATCAAAAATGCTATCGCAGCAGGCCTTTCTGTTAGCATCAATACTCCTCTTTGCTCGCTCAACGCTGATTATGAAAAGACACTTGAATTCCTTCACAGCCTTGGAGTTATCTATGTTACATGCTCTGGCATGATCCCGTCCGGCAATGCTGTACGAAGCGCCCAGCAGGCAGATCAACTGACAGAAGAAGAGCTTACAGATCTTTTGAAAAAAGCGACTACCTACTGCGCAGAAAATGAGATGGAGATCCAGTTTACATCACCAGGACAGGTTTCTGAAGAAAAACTTCGCGAAATGGGCCTGAACGTTCCATCTTGCGGAGCTTGCCTTAGCAATATGGCTGTAACACCAAGCGGTAAAGTTGTTCCCTGCCAGAGCTCTCTTTCTGAAAAGCCACTAGGAGATATACTTGAAGATTCCTGGGACAAGATCTGGAATAGCAAAAAGTGCAAAGAAATACGTAATGAATCAGCTAAGATGCTGCAAAAATGTCCATTAAGCGAGGTAAGGAGTTAA
- the polA gene encoding DNA polymerase I yields the protein MTQKLLLVDGHSILNRAFYGMPDLTNAEGLHTNAVIGFLNIFFKLLDDENPDYVVVAFDTSAPTFRHDIFKEYKGTRKPMPQELHEQVPLLKEVLDSMGVRRYEQPGLEADDILGTLAKRAEAQGMIVTLVSGDRDLLQIASDNILIANPKTKGGQTTVERYHTQEVIDEWGVTPEKFVELKALMGDSSDNIPGVPKVGPKTAKELMQTYGSIAGIYEHVEEITKNAIRESLKANKESCDLSYTLALIKTDADFELPWDSAKRVNYLNENAYKEYKRLGFKRLLSKFSEEVVNNAFASLETAFTGGSSKNSGFGNGSANNNGTDVANSSNDGFSAGSGFGISEGSSAKGGSSDMNCDLEIENILRNVPQKVDVTSVTSFDEAQKIIQEAKDYAKGHDDRFIGFSVIEDSKDAEDFIGLGISFENGKAYFLRNTEKFTAEYAGKVLEDLSKDCRLATFDIKNTYHLFTPYEIDSKKAKGNFDILIGAYLLNPLKDDYTPEDIAGEHLGRMMKSYKERFGKRSLKELIEVPMQMTLDLGIPMPEEDTKKKSKKAAAPEILPEDALKQIVEYAGEVANTAMHGAFILEKKLEDAKMAGLMQEVEMPLSYVLYSMEKEGIICRRDALKDYGDKLAGRIAELEQNIYKEAGEEFNINSPKQLGVILFEKLGYEGGKKTKTGYSTSADVLEKLAPEHPFVRDILEYRGLAKLKSTYADGLADYIESDNRIHTVFNQTITATGRISSSEPNLQNIPMRTELGRAIRKVFVPRDGYVFADADYSQVELRILADMCADEGLLEDYRSGKDIHRATASKVFHTPFDEVTDTQRRNAKAVNFGIVYGISVFGLANDLGISREEAKGYMEGYFLTYPGVKAYQEGAVAFAKEHGYSITTFGRRRPIPELKESNFMRRQFGERVAMNAPIQGTAADIMKIAMIRVFMRLRKENLKSRLILQIHDELLIETAPDEVEVVKNLLTEEMQKAADLKVPLIAECSIGKDWFEAK from the coding sequence ATGACACAAAAGCTATTACTTGTGGATGGACACAGTATTCTTAACAGGGCCTTTTACGGCATGCCTGATCTGACTAACGCTGAGGGACTTCATACCAACGCGGTTATCGGATTTTTAAATATCTTTTTTAAACTTCTTGATGATGAGAATCCTGACTATGTAGTTGTTGCATTTGATACAAGTGCGCCTACATTCAGACATGATATATTCAAAGAGTATAAAGGAACCCGTAAGCCAATGCCTCAAGAACTTCATGAGCAGGTGCCGCTTCTTAAGGAAGTCCTTGACTCTATGGGCGTTCGCCGCTACGAGCAGCCTGGTCTTGAAGCCGATGATATCTTAGGAACCCTTGCAAAAAGAGCTGAAGCACAGGGCATGATCGTAACCCTTGTTTCAGGTGACCGTGACCTTCTGCAGATAGCAAGCGACAATATCCTTATTGCTAATCCTAAGACCAAAGGCGGCCAGACAACAGTTGAGCGCTATCACACACAGGAAGTTATCGATGAGTGGGGCGTAACACCTGAGAAGTTTGTAGAACTAAAGGCGCTCATGGGCGATTCATCTGATAATATTCCAGGTGTTCCCAAGGTTGGTCCAAAGACAGCCAAAGAGCTGATGCAGACTTATGGCTCAATCGCAGGAATCTATGAACACGTTGAAGAGATCACTAAGAATGCAATAAGAGAATCACTTAAAGCTAACAAAGAAAGCTGCGACCTTTCATATACACTTGCACTTATTAAGACAGATGCAGACTTTGAACTTCCATGGGATAGTGCGAAGCGTGTTAACTATTTAAATGAAAATGCATACAAAGAGTATAAGAGACTTGGATTTAAGAGACTTCTTTCCAAATTTTCTGAAGAAGTAGTTAATAATGCTTTTGCAAGTCTGGAAACAGCTTTTACAGGGGGAAGTAGTAAAAACTCAGGTTTTGGTAATGGGTCTGCCAATAATAATGGTACAGATGTAGCTAACAGTTCTAATGACGGATTCAGCGCTGGTAGTGGATTCGGAATATCTGAAGGATCAAGTGCTAAAGGTGGTTCTTCTGATATGAACTGTGATTTAGAAATAGAAAACATTTTAAGAAATGTACCTCAGAAGGTTGATGTTACTTCAGTAACTTCTTTTGACGAAGCACAGAAAATAATTCAGGAAGCTAAAGATTATGCAAAAGGCCATGACGACAGATTCATAGGCTTTAGCGTAATAGAAGATTCCAAGGATGCAGAAGACTTTATAGGCCTTGGAATATCCTTTGAAAACGGTAAAGCATATTTTCTCAGAAACACAGAGAAATTTACGGCAGAATATGCAGGAAAGGTCCTTGAAGATTTGTCCAAGGATTGCAGACTTGCAACTTTTGATATTAAGAACACATACCACCTTTTCACTCCTTATGAGATTGACTCTAAGAAGGCAAAAGGCAATTTTGATATACTTATCGGCGCATATCTTCTTAATCCGTTAAAGGATGACTACACTCCTGAAGATATAGCAGGAGAGCACCTTGGACGCATGATGAAAAGCTACAAGGAGCGCTTTGGTAAGAGAAGCCTCAAGGAGCTCATCGAAGTTCCTATGCAGATGACTCTTGATCTTGGCATCCCTATGCCTGAAGAAGATACTAAGAAAAAGTCTAAGAAGGCAGCTGCTCCTGAAATCCTTCCTGAAGATGCACTCAAGCAGATAGTTGAATACGCAGGCGAAGTAGCAAATACCGCTATGCATGGAGCTTTTATCCTTGAGAAGAAGCTTGAAGATGCCAAGATGGCAGGTCTTATGCAGGAAGTTGAGATGCCCCTTTCCTATGTCCTTTATTCTATGGAAAAAGAAGGTATCATCTGTAGACGAGATGCACTAAAAGACTATGGAGACAAGCTCGCCGGAAGGATAGCTGAGCTTGAGCAGAATATCTACAAGGAAGCAGGAGAAGAGTTTAATATAAATTCTCCCAAACAGCTTGGCGTTATACTTTTTGAAAAGCTTGGCTACGAAGGTGGCAAGAAGACCAAGACAGGCTATTCCACATCAGCTGACGTTCTTGAAAAGCTTGCACCAGAGCACCCTTTTGTCAGAGATATTCTTGAGTACAGAGGACTTGCAAAGCTTAAGAGTACCTATGCAGATGGCCTTGCAGACTATATTGAATCCGATAACAGGATCCATACTGTATTCAATCAGACAATCACAGCAACAGGAAGAATCTCATCTTCAGAGCCTAACCTTCAGAACATCCCGATGCGCACCGAACTTGGACGCGCTATCCGTAAGGTATTCGTGCCAAGAGACGGCTACGTATTTGCAGATGCCGATTACAGCCAGGTTGAGCTAAGGATCCTTGCCGATATGTGCGCTGATGAGGGCCTTTTAGAAGATTACAGATCAGGCAAAGACATACATAGAGCTACAGCTTCCAAGGTATTCCATACACCTTTTGATGAAGTAACAGATACTCAGAGACGTAATGCTAAAGCTGTTAACTTCGGTATCGTATACGGAATAAGCGTATTTGGCCTTGCTAACGATCTTGGTATATCAAGAGAAGAAGCCAAGGGCTACATGGAAGGCTACTTCCTGACATATCCCGGAGTTAAAGCTTACCAGGAAGGCGCTGTTGCTTTTGCCAAAGAGCATGGATACAGTATCACAACATTTGGCAGAAGAAGACCAATTCCTGAACTTAAGGAATCCAATTTCATGAGAAGACAGTTCGGCGAACGTGTTGCCATGAATGCACCTATTCAGGGAACAGCTGCTGATATCATGAAGATCGCCATGATCAGAGTATTTATGAGACTTAGAAAAGAGAACCTTAAGAGTAGGCTCATCCTTCAGATCCACGACGAACTTCTTATAGAGACAGCTCCTGATGAAGTTGAAGTAGTAAAGAACCTTCTCACAGAAGAAATGCAGAAGGCAGCAGATCTTAAAGTGCCGCTCATTGCTGAGTGCAGCATTGGAAAAGACTGGTTTGAGGCGAAGTGA
- the coaE gene encoding dephospho-CoA kinase (Dephospho-CoA kinase (CoaE) performs the final step in coenzyme A biosynthesis.) encodes MKLIGVTGGVGAGKSALLTEVLNKYNCRVIFSDNVANDVKKKGMPAYDKLVELLGNEILEVEPDGSYGEIDKKKMAKAIFKDDDLLQKVNAILHPATNDYIADVIKTERAKNEIDYLFVEAALLIENGYKDIVDELWYIYATEEVRRQRLKASRGYSDEKINNILEAQLSEEEFRKNCDFIVDNSASLSDALSQIDDHLTALESIKQILGDAPPDNDLAGEIIIRWGF; translated from the coding sequence ATGAAACTTATAGGTGTTACCGGAGGAGTAGGCGCAGGCAAAAGCGCTCTACTTACAGAAGTTTTGAATAAGTATAATTGCCGCGTTATCTTTTCTGATAACGTCGCAAACGATGTCAAGAAAAAAGGCATGCCCGCATACGATAAGCTCGTAGAACTTCTCGGAAACGAAATCTTAGAAGTAGAGCCAGACGGCTCCTACGGCGAGATCGACAAAAAGAAAATGGCGAAGGCTATATTTAAAGATGATGATTTATTACAAAAAGTAAACGCCATCCTTCATCCTGCAACTAACGACTATATAGCTGATGTAATCAAAACAGAGAGAGCCAAAAACGAAATAGACTACCTTTTTGTTGAAGCAGCCCTATTAATTGAAAACGGATATAAAGATATCGTTGACGAACTATGGTACATTTACGCTACCGAAGAAGTACGCAGACAACGCCTCAAAGCTTCCCGCGGATACTCTGATGAAAAGATTAACAATATCCTTGAAGCTCAGCTTTCTGAAGAAGAATTCAGAAAAAACTGCGATTTCATAGTCGACAACAGCGCAAGCCTCAGTGATGCGCTGTCCCAGATCGACGACCACCTCACCGCACTGGAGAGTATTAAGCAAATTTTAGGCGATGCCCCACCTGATAATGATCTCGCCGGCGAAATCATTATCAGGTGGGGCTTCTAA
- a CDS encoding cell division FtsA domain-containing protein translates to MPSLEQKDQNIVFGLDIGTRNVVGTVGYMKDGKFFVIAQKSRGHETRAMLDGQIHDIGKVGATIRTIKNELETETDIHLTDVCIAAAGRVLRTVETSYEEMLDDTRSITDEDIYNLDSKAVEQAYQEFIKNNESDLKFYLVGYSVLHYYLNDYQIGNLEGHNGGKVKVELIATFLPDDVVDGLYKACERAELSVANLTLEPIAAIMVAIPEKFRLLNLALIDVGAGTSDICVTDGGTITAYGMIPAAGDNLTEAIARHCLVDFNTADKIKIDASTHETVTYTDIMGLDKTISKEEVDTSLKPLVDQMAEQVTKEIKRLNGDRPVSAVFVVGGGGCVKGYTEAIAKNMEISEERVALRGEEVMKDFEFLNAGDTARDSLMVTPLGICMSYYEDTNNFVFVSFNGAQTKIYDNGKLQIVDAAMQAAFPNEDLFPKRGQALKFTLNGEEKSVPGQPGESAVIMLNGKPADIHSKIRANDIIEVTPSTAGEPGELEIGSLAEFKSTFKVNVDGKEVMASRFATVDGEPQTSFYKIRPGDDVKILDYDTAEQIAKLLDIEITPDTLIMINNEEANADTPVYENFKVEFKSREDTIMDYYKDIPDADVVAMEQENEEAFENADEAVIADETQFDQEAMDEAVDSITPVKNILAHDLHVIVNGSPVTLHNKADYIFVDVFDYIDFDLSKPEGRGIVTMLNGGSPNYMQPIAEGDNIEVYWKK, encoded by the coding sequence ATGCCAAGTCTGGAGCAGAAAGATCAGAACATTGTATTCGGCCTTGATATAGGTACGAGAAATGTTGTCGGAACTGTCGGCTATATGAAGGATGGCAAGTTTTTTGTCATCGCCCAGAAATCCCGTGGCCATGAGACAAGAGCCATGCTTGACGGACAGATTCATGACATAGGCAAGGTTGGGGCCACAATAAGAACCATCAAAAACGAACTCGAGACAGAAACTGATATACATCTTACAGATGTATGTATAGCAGCTGCTGGTCGTGTTCTTCGTACTGTCGAGACTTCTTACGAAGAGATGCTGGATGATACCAGATCCATCACTGATGAAGATATCTACAATCTGGATTCTAAGGCTGTAGAACAGGCTTATCAGGAGTTTATAAAAAATAATGAGTCGGATCTTAAGTTCTATCTGGTCGGCTATTCTGTACTACATTACTATTTGAATGATTATCAGATCGGTAATCTTGAAGGCCACAATGGTGGTAAGGTCAAGGTTGAACTTATTGCGACTTTCCTTCCTGACGACGTTGTAGATGGTCTTTACAAAGCCTGCGAGAGAGCAGAACTTTCTGTTGCCAACCTGACTCTGGAGCCTATTGCAGCGATCATGGTTGCAATCCCTGAAAAGTTCAGACTCCTGAATCTTGCACTTATCGATGTCGGCGCTGGAACATCTGATATATGCGTTACAGATGGCGGCACGATCACAGCGTATGGCATGATTCCGGCAGCAGGTGATAACCTTACAGAAGCAATCGCGCGTCATTGCCTGGTTGATTTTAACACTGCCGACAAGATCAAGATCGATGCATCAACTCATGAGACTGTCACATACACGGATATCATGGGACTTGATAAGACTATCAGCAAAGAGGAAGTTGATACTTCTCTTAAGCCTCTGGTAGATCAGATGGCTGAGCAGGTGACCAAAGAGATAAAGCGTCTTAACGGTGACAGACCTGTAAGCGCTGTATTCGTAGTCGGAGGAGGCGGCTGTGTAAAGGGCTACACGGAAGCGATAGCCAAAAATATGGAAATTTCTGAAGAAAGAGTAGCACTAAGAGGCGAAGAGGTCATGAAAGACTTTGAGTTTCTTAATGCAGGAGATACAGCCCGCGACTCACTTATGGTAACACCTCTTGGTATCTGCATGAGCTACTACGAAGATACCAACAACTTTGTATTTGTTTCATTTAACGGAGCACAGACCAAGATATATGATAATGGTAAACTTCAGATCGTTGATGCTGCCATGCAGGCTGCGTTCCCGAATGAAGATCTTTTCCCAAAGAGAGGTCAGGCACTAAAGTTTACACTTAATGGTGAGGAAAAGTCAGTACCCGGCCAGCCCGGAGAATCTGCTGTTATCATGCTTAATGGTAAGCCGGCAGATATTCATAGCAAGATCCGTGCTAACGATATAATTGAGGTTACACCATCTACAGCAGGAGAACCCGGAGAGCTTGAAATTGGCTCTCTTGCAGAGTTTAAGTCAACATTTAAAGTCAATGTTGATGGCAAAGAAGTTATGGCGTCAAGGTTTGCTACCGTTGATGGAGAGCCTCAGACTTCATTCTATAAGATAAGACCGGGTGATGACGTTAAGATCCTTGATTATGATACAGCGGAGCAGATCGCAAAGCTTCTTGATATCGAGATAACTCCGGATACCCTTATCATGATCAACAACGAAGAGGCAAACGCGGATACTCCTGTTTATGAGAACTTCAAGGTTGAGTTCAAGTCCAGAGAAGATACCATCATGGACTATTACAAGGATATTCCTGATGCCGATGTTGTTGCCATGGAGCAGGAGAACGAGGAAGCCTTTGAAAATGCTGATGAAGCAGTGATCGCTGATGAGACGCAATTTGATCAGGAAGCGATGGATGAAGCTGTTGACTCCATAACACCTGTCAAAAATATCCTGGCCCATGACCTTCATGTGATAGTAAATGGGTCACCTGTGACTCTTCATAACAAGGCTGATTACATTTTTGTTGATGTGTTTGATTACATTGACTTTGACCTTAGTAAACCGGAAGGCCGCGGCATTGTCACGATGCTCAATGGCGGATCTCCCAATTACATGCAACCCATCGCTGAAGGCGATAATATCGAAGTATACTGGAAGAAATAA